The Sesamum indicum cultivar Zhongzhi No. 13 linkage group LG1, S_indicum_v1.0, whole genome shotgun sequence genome includes a window with the following:
- the LOC105156682 gene encoding geraniol 8-hydroxylase-like isoform X2 gives MAKEILQKHDAEFAGRPIPDAVTAEKGYELAFPWLPTGRQWRKLRKIFNSHIFMAQKLDSLRHLRHDVVKTMVERVVEAQECGKAIYIGGIVFSTMMKLLSKMLFSADMLDPASDAMKELQVLNANIMVLVAKPNLADYFPFLRPFDPQGIRRKIRVSYDRLHELIDNMIDQRMKRRRATSERSGDLLDVLLDYTEHEEPDGLTRLDVKLLIVEIFIAGTDTSTSTVEWVMAELLHNPTILSKTKQELSEIITPGGIVQEQDIARLPYLTAVIKETMRMHQTSPLLLPHQAEQDVEIQGYTIPKHTRIWVNAWSISRDATYWEKPTCFMPERFLNVDIDFRGNDFRFTPFSAGRRICPGMNLAVRIVALIVVNLVKTFDWKLPNGMAPEDMDMTENFGVTLRKAEPLVAIPVRITT, from the exons ATGGCCAAGGAAATTCTGCAGAAACACGACGCTGAATTCGCGGGACGGCCTATTCCAGACGCTGTCACAGCAGAAAAGGGGTATGAGCTTGCGTTCCCTTGGCTACCAACCGGACGGCAGTGGAGGAAACTACGAAAGATTTTCAACAGCCACATTTTCATGGCCCAGAAGCTGGACTCACTAAGACATTTGCGGCATGATGTGGTGAAAACGATGGTCGAACGTGTGGTTGAAGCTCAGGAATGTGGCAAAGCAATTTATATTGGAGGGATAGTTTTCAGCACGATGATGAAGCTGTTGTCGAAGATGTTGTTCTCTGCAGACATGCTTGATCCTGCATCTGATGCTATGAAAGAGCTACAAGTGCTTAATGCCAACATAATGGTGCTTGTGGCGAAGCCTAATCTTGCCGACTATTTCCCTTTCTTAAGGCCTTTTGATCCTCAAGGGATCAGGCGCAAAATCCGGGTGTCGTACGATCGGTTGCATGAACTGATCGATAACATGATTGATCAACGGATGAAGCGTCGGAGAGCTACATCAGAGAGGAGTGGAGACCTCTTGGATGTTCTTCTTGATTATACTGAACACGAAGAGCCTGATGGACTTACACGTCTAGATGTGAAGCTTCTCATTGTG GAAATATTCATAGCCGGCACAGACACCAGCACCTCAACGGTGGAATGGGTTATGGCAGAGCTCCTTCACAATCCAACCATTCTCTCCAAGACAAAACAAGAACTCTCCGAGATAATCACACCTGGAGGAATAGTTCAAGAACAAGATATCGCTCGACTTCCATATTTAACTGCAGTGATAAAAGAAACAATGAGGATGCACCAGACATCGCCACTCCTCCTGCCCCATCAGGCCGAGCAAGATGTAGAGATTCAGGGATACACCATCCCAAAACACACTCGAATTTGGGTGAATGCCTGGTCGATTTCCAGGGATGCTACATACTGGGAGAAGCCGACATGCTTTATGCCGGAAAGGTTTCTCAATGTGGACATTGATTTCAGGGGCAATGATTTCAGGTTCACGCCGTTTAGTGCTGGAAGACGTATATGCCCTGGAATGAATCTTGCTGTAAGAATAGTGGCCCTGATTGTTGTTAACCTCGTTAAGACGTTTGACTGGAAGCTGCCGAATGGGATGGCACCTGAAGACATGGACATGACGGAGAATTTTGGTGTGACTCTCCGCAAAGCTGAACCACTTGTGGCCATTCCTGTGAGAATTACAACCTga
- the LOC105156682 gene encoding geraniol 8-hydroxylase-like isoform X1: protein MELYGLLLVISTFLLATYIFHEISNALFIKKKNLPPGPFGLPLIGSLITIRHGTHQSLAKLAKTYGPLMTIKLGFVNVVVASSAEMAKEILQKHDAEFAGRPIPDAVTAEKGYELAFPWLPTGRQWRKLRKIFNSHIFMAQKLDSLRHLRHDVVKTMVERVVEAQECGKAIYIGGIVFSTMMKLLSKMLFSADMLDPASDAMKELQVLNANIMVLVAKPNLADYFPFLRPFDPQGIRRKIRVSYDRLHELIDNMIDQRMKRRRATSERSGDLLDVLLDYTEHEEPDGLTRLDVKLLIVEIFIAGTDTSTSTVEWVMAELLHNPTILSKTKQELSEIITPGGIVQEQDIARLPYLTAVIKETMRMHQTSPLLLPHQAEQDVEIQGYTIPKHTRIWVNAWSISRDATYWEKPTCFMPERFLNVDIDFRGNDFRFTPFSAGRRICPGMNLAVRIVALIVVNLVKTFDWKLPNGMAPEDMDMTENFGVTLRKAEPLVAIPVRITT from the exons ATGGAACTGTATGGTCTTTTACTTGTGATCTCTACCTTCTTATTAGCCACTTATATTTTCCATGAAATCTCAAATGCACTTTtcatcaagaagaaaaatcttcCTCCAGGCCCTTTTGGCCTCCCACTCATTGGGAGCCTCATCACAATTAGACACGGAACCCATCAGTCTCTAGCCAAGCTAGCCAAAACTTATGGACCTCTCATGACTATAAAGCTCGGATTTGTTAATGTTGTCGTTGCATCATCTGCAGAAATGGCCAAGGAAATTCTGCAGAAACACGACGCTGAATTCGCGGGACGGCCTATTCCAGACGCTGTCACAGCAGAAAAGGGGTATGAGCTTGCGTTCCCTTGGCTACCAACCGGACGGCAGTGGAGGAAACTACGAAAGATTTTCAACAGCCACATTTTCATGGCCCAGAAGCTGGACTCACTAAGACATTTGCGGCATGATGTGGTGAAAACGATGGTCGAACGTGTGGTTGAAGCTCAGGAATGTGGCAAAGCAATTTATATTGGAGGGATAGTTTTCAGCACGATGATGAAGCTGTTGTCGAAGATGTTGTTCTCTGCAGACATGCTTGATCCTGCATCTGATGCTATGAAAGAGCTACAAGTGCTTAATGCCAACATAATGGTGCTTGTGGCGAAGCCTAATCTTGCCGACTATTTCCCTTTCTTAAGGCCTTTTGATCCTCAAGGGATCAGGCGCAAAATCCGGGTGTCGTACGATCGGTTGCATGAACTGATCGATAACATGATTGATCAACGGATGAAGCGTCGGAGAGCTACATCAGAGAGGAGTGGAGACCTCTTGGATGTTCTTCTTGATTATACTGAACACGAAGAGCCTGATGGACTTACACGTCTAGATGTGAAGCTTCTCATTGTG GAAATATTCATAGCCGGCACAGACACCAGCACCTCAACGGTGGAATGGGTTATGGCAGAGCTCCTTCACAATCCAACCATTCTCTCCAAGACAAAACAAGAACTCTCCGAGATAATCACACCTGGAGGAATAGTTCAAGAACAAGATATCGCTCGACTTCCATATTTAACTGCAGTGATAAAAGAAACAATGAGGATGCACCAGACATCGCCACTCCTCCTGCCCCATCAGGCCGAGCAAGATGTAGAGATTCAGGGATACACCATCCCAAAACACACTCGAATTTGGGTGAATGCCTGGTCGATTTCCAGGGATGCTACATACTGGGAGAAGCCGACATGCTTTATGCCGGAAAGGTTTCTCAATGTGGACATTGATTTCAGGGGCAATGATTTCAGGTTCACGCCGTTTAGTGCTGGAAGACGTATATGCCCTGGAATGAATCTTGCTGTAAGAATAGTGGCCCTGATTGTTGTTAACCTCGTTAAGACGTTTGACTGGAAGCTGCCGAATGGGATGGCACCTGAAGACATGGACATGACGGAGAATTTTGGTGTGACTCTCCGCAAAGCTGAACCACTTGTGGCCATTCCTGTGAGAATTACAACCTga